In Candidatus Nitronauta litoralis, one DNA window encodes the following:
- a CDS encoding cation transporter, with protein sequence MFVIEAVYGWLAHSNALFADSLDMLGDGIIYGVSLMVLNQEAIWRNRAALAKGYFMAALAFSIMLLSFYRFYNPVMPTVEMMGIIGILAFAANVTCLFLLTRHKNDDINMRSAWICARNDVLANLSVLVAAGGVAWASSPWPDLVISMLICSYILKSSLVIIKEAQEELKPTILPIG encoded by the coding sequence ATGTTTGTAATCGAAGCCGTTTATGGCTGGTTGGCGCATTCCAACGCCTTATTTGCCGACTCCTTGGACATGCTGGGGGATGGGATCATCTACGGGGTATCCCTGATGGTTTTGAACCAGGAAGCGATTTGGCGAAACCGAGCAGCCCTGGCAAAAGGATACTTCATGGCCGCACTGGCCTTCTCCATAATGTTGCTTTCATTTTATCGGTTTTATAATCCGGTAATGCCTACCGTGGAAATGATGGGTATCATTGGAATTTTAGCCTTTGCTGCAAATGTAACCTGCCTGTTTCTGCTGACCCGCCATAAAAATGACGACATCAATATGCGTTCTGCCTGGATTTGTGCACGCAATGATGTTTTGGCGAACTTAAGTGTATTGGTGGCAGCGGGAGGCGTAGCCTGGGCAAGCTCCCCTTGGCCGGATCTGGTGATCAGCATGCTCATCTGCTCTTATATTTTAAAATCCTCTTTAGTGATAATAAAAGAAGCGCAGGAAGAATTGAAACCCACCATTCTCCCTATTGGTTAG
- a CDS encoding DUF3299 domain-containing protein — protein MTWSDLYQLDPETHQASWNLQKQLSIDVMIKGFIIPLDYDSKQRIIEFLLVPYIPSCMHVPPPPPSQMVHVKLQEGKKMKDIFNPVEVVGHLKVLQAKLLDDRLTTSYAMDVRSLKVLTDSGMDPFNDFFGNTIH, from the coding sequence ATGACCTGGAGTGACCTGTATCAATTGGACCCGGAAACTCACCAGGCTAGTTGGAATTTGCAAAAGCAGCTCAGTATAGATGTGATGATCAAGGGATTCATCATACCCCTGGATTATGATTCGAAACAAAGAATTATCGAGTTTTTGCTGGTCCCTTATATTCCCTCATGCATGCATGTTCCTCCACCACCGCCCAGTCAAATGGTCCATGTCAAACTCCAAGAAGGAAAAAAGATGAAAGATATTTTTAATCCTGTAGAAGTTGTAGGCCACTTGAAAGTTCTCCAAGCCAAACTTTTGGATGACCGATTGACAACTTCCTATGCCATGGATGTTCGATCACTGAAAGTTTTGACTGATTCCGGAATGGACCCATTCAATGACTTTTTTGGAAACACAATTCACTAG
- a CDS encoding DUF2796 domain-containing protein, protein MKQIILLLILAVVFFSPPVYAESSLAAHLHGHVQLNVAADGKTLFVEVHSPSESFLGFEHRPETDQQKSLWTSIKKQWENKTQELIQIDPSLSCEIKNAHMVMHFEGEGGHHHDDDHHHEETSKAHGEDLHHENEQHSHEEYPNHVEQKTLMGVHSEIQADAKFLCREEIKDSQLVVWLKKHFQNIEEIEVQVLPNSGTPYSKTLTRDKAILDL, encoded by the coding sequence ATGAAGCAAATAATTTTACTTTTAATTTTAGCGGTTGTATTTTTTTCGCCCCCCGTTTATGCCGAGAGCTCTTTAGCCGCACATCTGCATGGACATGTCCAGCTCAACGTGGCAGCCGATGGAAAAACTCTTTTTGTTGAAGTTCATTCGCCTTCGGAAAGTTTTTTGGGATTCGAACATCGACCAGAAACTGACCAACAAAAATCCCTTTGGACTTCGATTAAAAAACAATGGGAAAACAAAACACAGGAACTGATTCAAATTGATCCATCCCTGTCCTGTGAGATTAAAAATGCTCATATGGTTATGCATTTTGAGGGAGAGGGAGGACATCACCATGATGACGACCATCATCATGAAGAAACGAGTAAGGCCCATGGTGAGGATTTACACCACGAAAATGAGCAACACAGTCATGAGGAGTACCCCAACCATGTTGAGCAAAAAACATTGATGGGAGTGCACAGCGAAATCCAAGCAGATGCGAAATTTTTGTGTCGTGAAGAGATAAAAGATTCGCAACTGGTCGTATGGTTAAAAAAACATTTTCAAAATATTGAGGAGATTGAAGTCCAGGTGCTTCCCAATTCAGGCACACCTTATTCAAAAACCCTGACACGGGATAAGGCGATCCTGGATTTATGA
- a CDS encoding ABC transporter ATP-binding protein — translation MGEKIFVYGPSGCGKSTLLGLIAGIFLPQQGTLEVLGLDFGSTSKGRRDEVRGKEIGYIFQTFNLIPYLNCLENILLPCIITPQRKAKITRPLEQEAALLANHLNLNDVLHKKARQLSVGQQQRVAAARALIGNPQLVIADEPTSSLDGKNTREFLQLMLREWEEKNFTLVFVSHDERLAEEFDRSVSLSEMNRIKE, via the coding sequence ATGGGGGAAAAGATTTTTGTATATGGTCCCAGCGGGTGTGGAAAAAGTACATTGCTTGGGCTGATAGCAGGGATATTTTTGCCGCAGCAGGGAACCCTGGAAGTTCTAGGCCTTGATTTTGGTTCTACCTCAAAAGGAAGGAGGGATGAAGTTAGAGGTAAGGAGATTGGCTATATTTTTCAAACTTTCAATTTAATTCCGTACCTGAATTGTCTGGAGAATATTTTGCTCCCATGCATTATCACTCCCCAGAGAAAAGCCAAAATCACGAGACCTCTGGAGCAAGAGGCTGCCTTGCTGGCCAATCATCTGAACCTTAATGATGTCTTACATAAAAAAGCTCGCCAGCTCAGTGTGGGTCAGCAACAAAGAGTTGCCGCTGCTCGTGCGTTGATCGGCAATCCTCAACTGGTGATTGCAGACGAACCCACATCTTCTCTGGACGGCAAGAATACCAGGGAGTTTTTGCAACTAATGCTGCGGGAATGGGAGGAAAAAAATTTCACTCTGGTATTTGTCAGTCATGATGAACGTCTGGCAGAGGAATTCGACCGCAGTGTTTCTCTATCAGAAATGAACAGGATCAAGGAATAA
- a CDS encoding FtsX-like permease family protein, with protein MMVVYLTWKSIQNRKMTSLLCVVSIALSVALLLGVERMKNGARNGFTNTISQTDLIVGSKGGPLQLVLYTIFRIGAPTNNIRYSSYTKIKNLPEVDWTIPISLGDAYRGYRVVGTDENLFKYYRYRGDKKIEILEGQIPKGIFDVVLGFEVAQKYQHKTSDSIVLSHGISKRSIMEHSNTPFRVVGVLKPTGTPIDRSVFITLEGMEALHFGWEEGVPRKGNDISPEKLKKANIQIRQITSFLLKTKNRIQTLKLQRKIDSFPKDPLMAVIPGVALHELWRTLSYVENILFLISLCVLVVGLISVIISLYTSLNERRREIAIFRALGSGIGKVVSLLMFESTLIVLMGILLGTIFLYLGLFIVRPILESNFSLYLPIQSLSSTEWMYLGGILLGGIIAGLIPAIKAYRNSLQDGLTIQA; from the coding sequence ATGATGGTCGTTTATCTAACCTGGAAATCCATTCAAAACAGAAAAATGACTTCACTGCTTTGTGTGGTTTCAATCGCATTGAGTGTCGCTTTGCTATTAGGAGTCGAGCGGATGAAAAACGGAGCCCGCAACGGGTTTACCAATACCATCAGTCAAACCGACCTGATTGTGGGAAGTAAAGGGGGCCCGCTTCAACTGGTACTGTATACGATTTTTCGTATCGGTGCGCCCACGAACAACATCCGCTACTCCTCATATACCAAGATCAAGAATCTACCTGAAGTGGACTGGACGATTCCTATCTCCCTGGGCGACGCCTACCGTGGATACAGGGTAGTGGGGACCGATGAGAATTTATTCAAATACTATCGCTATCGTGGGGATAAAAAAATTGAGATTTTGGAAGGCCAAATTCCCAAGGGTATTTTTGATGTGGTTCTGGGCTTTGAAGTGGCGCAAAAATACCAACACAAAACTTCCGATTCGATCGTTTTGTCGCATGGCATTTCCAAAAGATCGATCATGGAGCATTCAAACACGCCCTTTAGAGTCGTGGGTGTCTTGAAACCCACGGGCACACCCATCGACCGCAGTGTTTTTATTACTCTCGAAGGAATGGAGGCCCTTCATTTTGGCTGGGAAGAGGGCGTCCCGCGCAAAGGAAACGACATTTCTCCGGAAAAGCTGAAAAAAGCAAACATACAAATTAGGCAGATCACCAGTTTTCTTTTAAAGACAAAAAATCGTATCCAGACGCTTAAGTTACAAAGGAAAATTGATTCATTCCCAAAGGACCCTTTGATGGCAGTGATTCCAGGTGTGGCCCTGCATGAGTTGTGGAGGACCCTTTCTTATGTGGAAAATATACTTTTTCTGATCAGTCTATGTGTTTTAGTTGTTGGACTGATCAGTGTGATTATCTCTCTTTACACATCTCTAAACGAACGTCGCAGGGAAATAGCCATTTTCCGTGCACTGGGTTCAGGAATCGGTAAAGTCGTTTCGCTCCTGATGTTTGAATCGACCCTGATCGTCCTTATGGGTATCCTTTTGGGTACCATTTTTCTCTACCTGGGTCTGTTTATTGTTCGACCTATTCTGGAATCCAACTTTTCCCTTTACCTCCCGATTCAATCCCTATCTTCCACCGAATGGATGTATCTGGGCGGAATCCTTTTGGGCGGCATAATAGCGGGGCTCATTCCTGCCATCAAAGCCTATCGCAATTCATTGCAAGATGGTTTAACCATTCAGGCCTAA